One part of the Futiania mangrovi genome encodes these proteins:
- a CDS encoding enoyl-CoA hydratase-related protein: MTTDTVRTEVDARGVATVRLSRPEVHNAYNSEMIAGLAAAVEAAASDPKVRVVVLRGEGKHFQAGADLRWVRANQDLTQEENFAISRATTQAVRTLNELPKPTIALVHGGCFGGGTGMVAACDVVVASEDAIFAITETRWGLVPTPILPQLVARMGLKNVRRYALSSERFGAARAREVGLVDEVCTQGGLDAAAAPVIDAFLMAGPEAIAGTKALALELGNALVDAGLSDRLSQFHARTRTGAEATEGLESFLQKRKPAWYPGEG; the protein is encoded by the coding sequence ATGACCACAGACACCGTCCGGACCGAGGTCGACGCCCGCGGCGTCGCCACCGTCCGGCTGTCGCGGCCCGAGGTGCACAATGCCTACAATTCCGAGATGATCGCAGGCCTCGCCGCCGCGGTGGAGGCCGCCGCCAGCGATCCGAAGGTGCGCGTCGTGGTGCTCCGCGGCGAGGGCAAGCACTTCCAGGCCGGCGCCGATCTGCGCTGGGTGCGCGCGAACCAGGACCTGACGCAGGAGGAGAACTTCGCCATCTCGCGCGCCACGACGCAGGCGGTGCGCACCCTCAACGAACTGCCAAAGCCTACCATCGCGCTCGTTCACGGCGGCTGCTTCGGCGGCGGCACCGGCATGGTCGCGGCCTGCGACGTGGTCGTCGCGTCCGAGGATGCGATCTTCGCCATCACCGAGACGCGCTGGGGCCTCGTGCCCACCCCGATCCTGCCGCAACTCGTCGCGCGCATGGGCCTCAAGAACGTGCGCCGCTACGCGCTTTCGAGCGAGCGGTTCGGTGCGGCGCGCGCCCGCGAGGTGGGCCTCGTCGACGAGGTGTGCACGCAAGGCGGGCTCGACGCTGCCGCCGCGCCCGTGATCGACGCCTTCCTGATGGCGGGTCCCGAGGCCATCGCGGGGACGAAGGCGCTGGCGCTTGAGCTTGGCAATGCGCTGGTGGATGCAGGTCTGTCGGACCGGTTGTCGCAGTTCCATGCCCGCACGCGCACGGGCGCGGAGGCGACCGAGGGGCTCGAAAGCTTCCTGCAGAAGCGCAAGCCCGCGTGGTACCCGGGAGAGGGCTAA
- a CDS encoding DMT family transporter, which yields MLARMDPLLFALSLCAAFCFGLGLVLTRRGLFEMTPIQGASMSVPTTAAVLLLIAPATIDLGQWNTHAVLLFVAAGLIFPAAVTLLTFAANRRIGPNLTGALGNVSPAFAVAIAAVLLGERPSLLQLAGLTAVCVGGMMLFGGRKTSLPGVPLWAFLLPVAAALVRGLAQPMVKLGLIDWPNPFAATTVAYLVSAGVILGIAASRGVPPRLPRRRADLWFVAVGLANGGALLALYSALTLGPVKLVAPVVACYPLVTLALNRMILADRTLGAWLLAGILVTVAGVVLLVAS from the coding sequence ATGCTCGCGCGCATGGATCCGCTGCTCTTCGCGCTCTCCCTCTGCGCTGCCTTCTGTTTCGGCCTCGGCCTCGTGCTCACGCGGCGCGGGCTATTCGAGATGACGCCGATCCAGGGCGCGTCGATGAGCGTGCCGACGACCGCCGCCGTCCTTCTGCTGATCGCGCCCGCAACCATCGACCTCGGGCAATGGAACACGCATGCCGTGCTGCTGTTCGTCGCGGCGGGGCTGATTTTCCCGGCGGCGGTCACGCTGCTGACCTTCGCGGCGAACCGGCGCATCGGGCCGAACCTGACGGGCGCGCTCGGCAATGTCTCGCCCGCCTTCGCGGTCGCCATCGCCGCGGTGCTGCTGGGCGAACGGCCGAGCCTCCTTCAGCTTGCCGGCCTCACCGCCGTCTGCGTCGGCGGAATGATGTTGTTCGGCGGGCGCAAGACGTCGCTGCCGGGCGTGCCGCTCTGGGCCTTCCTCCTGCCGGTCGCGGCCGCCCTCGTGCGCGGTCTGGCGCAGCCCATGGTGAAGCTGGGTCTGATCGACTGGCCAAACCCGTTCGCGGCCACGACGGTTGCCTATCTCGTCTCGGCGGGCGTGATCCTGGGTATCGCGGCGAGCCGGGGCGTGCCCCCGCGCCTGCCGCGGCGGCGCGCGGATTTGTGGTTCGTGGCGGTGGGGCTCGCCAACGGCGGCGCACTGCTCGCGCTCTACAGCGCGCTGACACTGGGCCCGGTCAAGCTGGTCGCGCCCGTGGTCGCTTGCTATCCGCTGGTGACGCTGGCGCTCAACCGGATGATCCTCGCCGACCGGACGCTCGGCGCCTGGCTGCTGGCGGGCATCCTGGTGACGGTCGCGGGCGTCGTGCTGCTCGTCGCGTCCTGA
- the ligD gene encoding non-homologous end-joining DNA ligase, translated as MVGDDHGAVIVAGGREVALSHPDKVLFPADGITKRDLGDYYARIAEVALPHYRGRPLSMERYPDGIGEDGFFQKHTPDHFPGWIARAELEKEDGTVTHVVIEEAATLVYLANQGMITPHLGLSRVDRIDRPDRLVFDLDPSDGDFAKVQDAARWVRGMLEEMDAAPFVQTTGSRGLHVVVPLDRTEDFDTVREAARQMCEVLAARHPETLTNAQRKKDRGGRVYLDIARNAYGQTSVAPYGVRARAGAPLATPLDWEEALSSGMTPQKYNIANIFRRLGAKDDPWARIADAATGASALVRRAGELSPP; from the coding sequence ATGGTTGGCGATGACCATGGCGCCGTCATCGTGGCCGGCGGGCGCGAGGTCGCCCTCAGCCACCCGGACAAGGTGCTCTTCCCCGCAGACGGCATCACCAAGCGCGACCTTGGCGACTATTACGCCCGCATCGCGGAGGTGGCGCTGCCGCACTACCGGGGCCGCCCGCTCTCGATGGAGCGCTACCCGGACGGCATCGGCGAGGACGGTTTCTTCCAGAAGCACACGCCCGATCACTTTCCCGGCTGGATCGCCCGGGCGGAACTGGAGAAGGAGGACGGCACCGTCACCCATGTGGTGATCGAGGAGGCGGCAACCCTGGTCTACCTCGCAAACCAGGGCATGATCACGCCCCACCTCGGCCTGTCGCGCGTGGACCGCATCGACAGGCCTGACCGGCTCGTGTTCGATCTCGACCCCTCCGACGGCGACTTTGCGAAGGTACAGGACGCGGCACGGTGGGTCCGCGGCATGCTGGAGGAGATGGACGCCGCGCCCTTCGTGCAGACGACGGGCTCGCGCGGGCTGCACGTGGTCGTCCCGCTCGACCGGACGGAGGATTTCGATACGGTGCGCGAGGCCGCGCGCCAGATGTGCGAGGTTCTGGCCGCCCGCCATCCGGAGACGCTGACCAATGCGCAGCGCAAGAAGGACCGCGGCGGCCGCGTCTACCTCGACATTGCGCGCAACGCCTATGGGCAGACATCGGTCGCGCCCTATGGAGTGCGCGCGCGGGCCGGCGCACCGCTCGCGACCCCACTCGATTGGGAGGAGGCGCTGTCGTCCGGCATGACGCCGCAGAAATACAATATCGCCAACATCTTCCGCAGGCTGGGAGCCAAGGACGACCCTTGGGCCAGGATCGCGGACGCGGCGACCGGCGCATCGGCGCTGGTGCGCCGGGCGGGGGAGCTTTCCCCGCCATGA
- a CDS encoding DNA polymerase ligase N-terminal domain-containing protein, with protein sequence MRMSDYDDKRDFRRTPEPKSGRGSTSGGDPVFVIQEHDASTLHYDVRFEVDGTLKSWAVPKGPSTDPCEKRLAIPTEDHPLAYADFEGVIPEGEYGAGTVLVWDKGPYENITEKDGKTVPAARAIANGHFLVWLKGRKLTGGYALQRTGEGKDARWLLVKMDDAEADARRNPVSTEPRSVLSGRTRDEIAREEGEG encoded by the coding sequence ATGCGGATGAGCGACTATGACGACAAGCGCGATTTCCGGCGCACGCCCGAGCCGAAGTCCGGGCGCGGGAGCACATCGGGCGGCGATCCGGTCTTCGTGATCCAGGAGCACGACGCGAGCACACTGCACTACGACGTGCGGTTCGAGGTGGACGGCACGCTGAAGTCCTGGGCGGTGCCCAAGGGTCCCTCCACCGACCCGTGCGAGAAGCGCCTCGCCATCCCGACCGAGGACCACCCCCTCGCCTACGCCGATTTCGAGGGCGTGATCCCCGAGGGCGAATACGGCGCGGGCACCGTGCTCGTCTGGGACAAGGGGCCTTACGAGAACATCACGGAAAAGGACGGCAAGACAGTGCCCGCCGCGCGCGCCATTGCAAACGGCCATTTCCTCGTCTGGCTGAAGGGCCGCAAGCTGACCGGCGGCTATGCGCTGCAGCGCACCGGCGAGGGGAAGGACGCGCGCTGGCTGCTCGTGAAGATGGACGACGCGGAAGCGGACGCGCGCCGCAACCCGGTCTCGACCGAGCCGCGCTCGGTGCTGAGCGGGCGCACGCGCGACGAGATCGCCCGCGAAGAGGGGGAGGGCTGA
- a CDS encoding SDR family NAD(P)-dependent oxidoreductase, whose protein sequence is MGQRLKDKVALVVGAGSIGPGWGNGKAAAVLFAREGARVMCADVNADAAAETARIIRDEGGTAEAVRADVSSHDDIRAMVAACTGAFGRIDVLDYNVGLAHVGGVVDLPEDDWDRVFDVNLKGCYLSMKHVIPVMEAQGGGSIVNISSVASIRYTGVPYATYYATKAAMNHLTRTTAVEYAPKNIRVNAVLPGLMKTPMVEHSAGLAASYGKGDVEAMWRARDAQVPMGHMGDAWDVAHACLFLASDEARYVTGLEMVVDGGLTLKVS, encoded by the coding sequence ATGGGCCAACGGCTGAAGGACAAGGTGGCGCTCGTCGTCGGCGCGGGCTCGATCGGGCCCGGCTGGGGCAATGGCAAGGCGGCGGCCGTGCTCTTCGCGCGCGAAGGCGCCCGCGTCATGTGCGCCGACGTGAACGCCGATGCCGCGGCAGAAACCGCCCGCATCATCCGCGACGAAGGCGGCACGGCGGAGGCAGTGCGCGCCGACGTCTCCAGCCACGACGACATCCGCGCCATGGTCGCGGCCTGCACCGGCGCCTTCGGGCGCATCGACGTGCTCGACTACAATGTCGGGCTCGCCCATGTCGGCGGGGTCGTCGACCTGCCGGAGGACGACTGGGACCGCGTCTTCGACGTGAACCTCAAGGGCTGCTACCTCTCCATGAAGCATGTGATCCCGGTGATGGAGGCCCAGGGCGGCGGCTCCATCGTCAACATCTCGTCCGTGGCCTCGATCCGCTACACCGGCGTGCCCTACGCCACTTATTACGCGACCAAGGCGGCGATGAACCACCTGACCCGCACGACGGCGGTCGAGTACGCGCCGAAGAACATCCGCGTGAACGCCGTCCTGCCCGGGCTGATGAAGACGCCGATGGTGGAACATTCCGCGGGTCTCGCCGCTTCATATGGAAAGGGCGACGTGGAGGCGATGTGGCGCGCCCGCGATGCGCAGGTGCCCATGGGTCACATGGGGGACGCCTGGGACGTGGCGCACGCCTGCCTGTTCCTCGCCTCCGACGAGGCGCGCTACGTGACCGGGCTGGAGATGGTCGTCGACGGGGGCCTGACGCTCAAGGTCAGCTGA
- a CDS encoding PEP-CTERM sorting domain-containing protein translates to MKKIFGAFALSAGLLVASMAHATVLVDEDFTAATISQATLTPTQNLNMWLDLPSAPARWGITSGAECVAPCDGDYARHLNPPTGDHTNLLYYGISSAVVPAGATQLQLTFDFIKQEPPTTDGTAYILGLTAAGSVSPFAPWFSGPDVVVLASLSLYSDVWTSSTPMIADLDGKYAAYAIAFQMRGTAADGGVRGIDNVNLQAIPEPAGLAMIGIGLLGLAAAARRKAHAAA, encoded by the coding sequence ATGAAGAAGATTTTCGGCGCCTTTGCCCTGTCCGCAGGGCTTCTGGTGGCATCGATGGCGCATGCGACCGTCCTCGTGGACGAAGACTTCACGGCAGCGACGATCTCGCAGGCGACGCTGACGCCGACCCAGAACCTCAACATGTGGCTCGACCTGCCGAGCGCGCCGGCACGCTGGGGCATCACCAGCGGCGCTGAGTGCGTCGCCCCCTGCGACGGCGACTATGCGCGTCACCTGAATCCGCCGACGGGCGACCACACCAACCTGCTGTACTACGGAATCTCCTCGGCCGTCGTGCCGGCGGGGGCGACGCAGCTTCAGCTGACCTTCGACTTCATCAAGCAGGAGCCGCCGACCACGGACGGCACGGCCTACATCCTGGGCCTGACGGCCGCGGGATCGGTCAGCCCGTTCGCGCCCTGGTTCAGCGGCCCGGACGTGGTGGTTCTGGCCTCGCTCAGCCTCTATAGCGACGTCTGGACCAGCAGCACGCCGATGATTGCGGACCTGGACGGCAAGTACGCGGCCTATGCGATCGCGTTCCAGATGCGGGGCACGGCCGCCGACGGCGGCGTGCGCGGCATCGACAACGTGAACCTGCAGGCCATTCCGGAGCCGGCCGGCCTCGCGATGATCGGCATCGGTCTCCTCGGCCTTGCCGCTGCGGCCCGCCGCAAGGCGCATGCGGCGGCTTGA
- a CDS encoding Acg family FMN-binding oxidoreductase, giving the protein MSRQDYAAAAAAIRTPLRVPAGGGLDLEELVRLGTLAANSHNTQPWTFSLEAGAILIRPDPGRRCPVVDPDDAHLWRSLGCAAENIVQGAQAFAHAASVSVDGEVLRIDFTPAEPRAPDALCLAIPRRQCVKTAYDGRPVPAHQHDLLRQAGTVGLARAVLVTDADMRAGIADLVAEGDRAQLDDPAFREELTGWMRFSDATAIRTGDGLSGRTVGQPALPDWLARPLVGLMLSGKAQARTDRRNIESSPVLAVIVAAGEGPETWVDAGRASERFQLQATALGLASAFLNQPVEVPHLRPRLTALLGLADETPQLILRAGYGPEMPYSQRRPVRSVIRAPGADPARQAPPALPAGD; this is encoded by the coding sequence ATGTCGCGACAGGATTATGCTGCTGCCGCCGCTGCCATCCGTACACCCTTGCGTGTCCCGGCGGGAGGCGGGCTGGACCTGGAGGAACTGGTCCGGCTCGGCACGCTGGCCGCCAACAGCCACAACACCCAGCCGTGGACCTTCTCCCTGGAGGCTGGCGCCATCCTGATCCGGCCCGATCCCGGCCGCCGCTGCCCGGTGGTCGACCCGGACGATGCCCACCTGTGGCGCAGTCTGGGATGCGCGGCAGAGAACATCGTGCAGGGGGCGCAGGCCTTTGCCCATGCAGCCAGCGTGTCGGTGGACGGGGAGGTGCTGCGGATCGATTTCACGCCGGCCGAGCCGCGCGCGCCGGATGCCCTCTGTCTCGCGATCCCGCGGCGGCAATGCGTCAAGACGGCCTATGACGGCCGGCCGGTCCCGGCGCACCAGCACGACCTCCTGCGGCAGGCCGGGACGGTGGGGCTTGCGCGGGCAGTGCTCGTCACGGACGCGGACATGCGGGCGGGGATCGCCGACCTCGTCGCCGAAGGAGACCGCGCGCAATTGGACGACCCGGCGTTCCGGGAGGAGCTGACCGGCTGGATGCGGTTTTCCGATGCCACGGCGATCCGGACGGGCGATGGCCTTTCGGGCCGTACTGTCGGTCAGCCGGCGCTGCCTGACTGGCTGGCGCGGCCACTCGTGGGACTGATGCTGTCAGGCAAGGCGCAGGCGCGGACTGACCGCCGCAACATCGAAAGCTCTCCAGTGCTGGCGGTGATCGTCGCGGCTGGGGAGGGACCGGAGACCTGGGTCGACGCAGGCCGCGCGAGCGAGCGCTTCCAGCTCCAGGCCACGGCGCTCGGCCTCGCGAGCGCTTTCCTCAACCAGCCCGTGGAGGTGCCGCATCTCCGGCCGCGCTTGACGGCGTTGCTGGGACTTGCCGACGAGACGCCCCAGCTCATCCTTCGCGCGGGGTACGGTCCCGAGATGCCCTACAGCCAACGCAGGCCCGTGCGCAGCGTGATCCGTGCGCCGGGGGCGGATCCGGCGCGTCAGGCGCCGCCTGCCTTGCCCGCAGGCGATTGA
- a CDS encoding glycosyltransferase family 2 protein, giving the protein MTLVSPRFPALEVTVVIPARDEAQSIGTLIAEIAEALSGIRHEIVVVDDGSTDDTSGRVAELAGRMPDLRCLRHTASCGQSAAIRTGVHAARGTVVATLDADGQNPPAELPRLVAPFLCAAPDRTLGLVQGQRVGRRDTGWKKAGSRLANAIRGGLLKDGVRDSGCGLKAFPREVYLMLPYFDHIHRFMPAMVQREGLRVQTVDVAHRPRVAGRSKYGNLQRALVGIVDLAGAAWLMRRRRLPRVEAVRPAAAVPLAAAEDTRPPATPGLRTLRAQSPAGKAGGA; this is encoded by the coding sequence ATGACGCTCGTCTCCCCCCGCTTTCCCGCCCTCGAAGTTACAGTCGTCATCCCGGCGAGGGACGAAGCCCAGTCGATCGGCACCCTGATCGCCGAGATCGCGGAGGCGCTGTCCGGCATCCGCCACGAGATCGTCGTGGTCGACGACGGCTCCACCGACGACACCTCCGGCAGGGTTGCCGAACTCGCCGGGCGCATGCCGGACCTGCGTTGCCTGCGCCACACCGCGTCGTGCGGCCAGTCGGCCGCGATCCGCACCGGGGTACACGCCGCGCGGGGGACGGTCGTCGCGACGCTCGATGCCGACGGCCAGAACCCCCCGGCAGAACTTCCCCGCCTGGTCGCGCCCTTTCTCTGCGCCGCACCGGACCGCACGCTCGGTCTCGTCCAGGGGCAGCGTGTCGGACGGCGCGACACCGGCTGGAAGAAGGCCGGCTCCCGCCTCGCCAACGCCATTCGCGGCGGGCTTCTGAAGGACGGGGTGCGGGACAGCGGCTGCGGGCTCAAGGCCTTCCCGCGCGAGGTCTACCTGATGCTTCCCTATTTCGACCATATCCACCGCTTCATGCCGGCGATGGTTCAGCGCGAGGGGCTGCGCGTCCAGACCGTCGACGTCGCCCACCGTCCGCGCGTGGCCGGGCGGTCGAAGTACGGCAATCTGCAGCGTGCCCTTGTCGGCATCGTCGACCTTGCGGGCGCCGCCTGGCTAATGCGCCGTCGCCGCCTGCCACGGGTCGAGGCCGTACGGCCTGCGGCGGCTGTGCCCCTTGCCGCCGCCGAGGACACCCGGCCCCCTGCAACGCCTGGTCTGCGGACCCTGCGGGCTCAATCGCCTGCGGGCAAGGCAGGCGGCGCCTGA
- a CDS encoding ArnT family glycosyltransferase, with the protein MSTAMETGPRPLAGTGRSAALATAAAAAGVVFAGLAVLGIAVRPLLPVDETRYVAVAWEMWRDGHILVPHFNGAVYTHKPPLLFWLIDLAWSVAGVSEIAARLVGPAFGVLSVLLTGALARILWPEIPGAARRAPWILATLGVFLVFASLTMFDAMLTAATLLAMIGLARQRRTPDRLGWLGVGAALALGAFAKGPVILLHVMPVALLAPLWRDTASRPAAGTWYRGVGLAFLFGLGLVSVWLVPAAVWGGPEYRDAILWHQSADRMVSSFAHREPAWFFVALLPAFLWPWGWRPAVLRALGSRALLRDEAVRFCLVWAGAALLAFSLISGKQIHYLLPELPALALLLARAWPGTADTSAAEPKRWRLLPLVPALLIVAGAAAVLLGLVPHAREEGLTVDAASVALALGLLAALAAAVLAMPSRFAAWALIAPGTLLIFYAVAATPLRTVYDSALLAEAAAPYASGGLAYTGGDYHGEFTFSGRLASPVAELRIPGEIAAWAATHPGGAVIGRAERMSPGWPAVREINFRGRLYRVWPVPDAARPPQKGSAPQ; encoded by the coding sequence ATGAGCACGGCAATGGAGACGGGCCCACGGCCGCTGGCCGGGACCGGACGCAGCGCCGCGCTGGCCACGGCAGCAGCCGCCGCCGGCGTCGTGTTCGCCGGCCTGGCCGTGCTCGGCATCGCGGTGCGTCCGCTGCTGCCGGTCGACGAGACCCGCTATGTCGCGGTCGCGTGGGAGATGTGGCGGGACGGGCACATTCTCGTGCCTCACTTCAACGGCGCCGTCTACACGCACAAGCCGCCCCTCCTGTTCTGGCTGATCGACCTCGCCTGGTCCGTCGCGGGCGTGTCGGAGATTGCCGCCCGTCTCGTCGGCCCCGCCTTCGGGGTGCTCTCGGTGCTTCTGACGGGCGCGCTCGCCCGCATCCTTTGGCCCGAGATCCCCGGAGCCGCACGGCGCGCGCCCTGGATCCTCGCGACCCTCGGCGTGTTCCTGGTCTTCGCCTCGCTCACCATGTTCGACGCGATGCTGACCGCGGCGACCCTGCTCGCCATGATCGGCCTAGCGCGCCAGCGGAGGACGCCGGACCGCCTCGGCTGGCTGGGCGTCGGCGCCGCGCTGGCGCTGGGCGCGTTCGCCAAGGGTCCTGTCATTCTTCTCCACGTGATGCCCGTCGCGCTCCTTGCCCCCCTTTGGCGCGACACGGCATCCCGGCCCGCGGCCGGGACCTGGTACCGCGGCGTCGGCCTTGCCTTCCTCTTCGGGCTCGGCCTCGTCTCGGTCTGGCTGGTTCCGGCCGCGGTGTGGGGAGGGCCGGAGTATCGGGACGCCATCCTCTGGCACCAGAGTGCCGACCGCATGGTCTCGTCCTTCGCGCACCGCGAGCCGGCCTGGTTCTTCGTGGCGTTGCTGCCGGCCTTCCTGTGGCCCTGGGGCTGGCGGCCGGCCGTGTTGCGCGCGCTTGGCTCCAGGGCGCTGCTGCGGGACGAAGCCGTCCGGTTCTGCCTCGTCTGGGCGGGGGCGGCCCTCCTCGCCTTCAGCCTGATCAGCGGCAAGCAAATCCACTATCTGCTTCCCGAACTGCCCGCGCTCGCCCTGCTGCTGGCGCGCGCCTGGCCCGGAACGGCAGACACCTCTGCCGCGGAACCAAAGAGATGGCGGCTCCTGCCGCTCGTTCCCGCCTTGCTCATCGTGGCGGGGGCAGCGGCGGTGCTGCTGGGGCTCGTCCCGCATGCCCGGGAGGAAGGTCTCACCGTCGATGCGGCGTCCGTTGCCCTTGCGCTCGGCCTGCTCGCGGCACTCGCAGCCGCCGTCCTCGCCATGCCGAGCCGCTTCGCCGCATGGGCCCTGATCGCGCCCGGAACGCTGCTGATCTTCTACGCCGTGGCGGCCACGCCCCTCCGCACCGTTTATGACAGCGCGCTTCTGGCAGAGGCGGCGGCGCCATATGCGTCCGGCGGCCTTGCCTACACGGGCGGGGACTATCACGGCGAGTTCACCTTCTCCGGCCGCCTCGCAAGCCCGGTCGCGGAACTGCGCATCCCCGGAGAGATCGCGGCCTGGGCCGCCACGCACCCCGGCGGCGCCGTGATCGGCCGCGCGGAACGGATGTCGCCCGGCTGGCCGGCCGTCCGCGAGATCAATTTCCGCGGGCGCCTCTACCGTGTGTGGCCCGTGCCAGATGCCGCACGGCCACCGCAGAAAGGATCCGCGCCGCAATGA
- a CDS encoding lipid-A-disaccharide synthase N-terminal domain-containing protein, which translates to MTGEQLWLGIGFVGQALFSGRFLVQWIASEMRRESIVPLAFWWFSIAGGTTLFAYALWREDPVFIAGQGLGLVIYLRNLVLIGRRRREDARGKVAA; encoded by the coding sequence ATGACGGGCGAACAGCTCTGGCTGGGTATCGGATTTGTCGGGCAGGCACTCTTTTCCGGGCGCTTCCTCGTGCAATGGATCGCGAGCGAAATGCGCCGCGAAAGCATCGTGCCCCTGGCCTTCTGGTGGTTCAGCATCGCGGGCGGCACCACGCTGTTCGCCTATGCCCTGTGGCGCGAAGACCCCGTATTCATCGCGGGGCAGGGCCTCGGCCTGGTCATCTATCTGCGCAATCTCGTGCTGATCGGACGCCGGCGCCGCGAAGATGCGCGCGGGAAGGTCGCGGCATGA
- a CDS encoding ATP-binding protein has product MRAPNSLQGRLGLALALAVTAMWLVATVGSGLIVRHELDEAFDSALQEAAQRLLPLTVADVMEREPGAQAARVDSLHAHREYITYIVRDRDGRLLLQSHDADPAHFPEKPAVWFRTTPTHRIYGEAAVSGTIILEVAEPLQHRREAALESALGLLAPLPFVMTLSLIGVWLLVRRSMRPVHTLRGEIELRGNGNLQPVSARKLPTEIAPIADAVNRLMDRLRRAIESERSFTANSAHELRTPIAATLAQTQRLVAEAPEGPVRERARSIEASLRRIARLAEKLMDLARAEGGGLTAEEPQDLVPVLRHVLEEMRRSPGAGDRIRGPAPSGRPLVSRLDADAFAVLVRNLVENALHHGPAGGPVEVFLPEDGVLSIVNGGPPVPPDTRAGLKARFVRGATDAEGSGLGLAIADTIAQAGGGALRLLSPASGRPDGFEARLTLPVEGQSPRR; this is encoded by the coding sequence ATGAGGGCTCCGAACAGTCTGCAGGGCCGGCTCGGCCTTGCGTTGGCCCTGGCCGTGACGGCGATGTGGCTGGTGGCGACCGTCGGCTCCGGCCTGATCGTCCGGCATGAGCTTGACGAGGCCTTCGACAGCGCCCTGCAGGAGGCCGCCCAGCGGCTGCTTCCGCTCACGGTGGCCGATGTGATGGAACGCGAACCGGGCGCACAGGCGGCGCGGGTAGATTCGCTGCACGCGCACCGCGAATACATCACCTATATCGTGCGGGACCGGGACGGCAGGCTGCTGCTGCAATCGCACGATGCCGATCCCGCGCACTTCCCCGAAAAGCCCGCCGTCTGGTTCCGCACGACCCCGACCCACCGGATCTATGGGGAGGCAGCGGTTTCCGGCACGATCATCCTCGAGGTCGCCGAGCCGCTGCAACACCGGCGCGAGGCGGCGCTGGAATCGGCCCTGGGCCTGCTTGCGCCCCTGCCCTTCGTGATGACGTTGAGCCTGATCGGGGTCTGGCTTCTGGTCCGCCGCAGCATGCGGCCCGTGCACACCTTGCGCGGCGAGATCGAACTGCGGGGCAACGGAAACCTCCAACCCGTTTCGGCGCGCAAGCTGCCGACCGAGATCGCGCCCATCGCGGACGCGGTCAACCGCTTGATGGACCGCTTGCGCCGCGCCATCGAGAGCGAGCGCAGCTTCACCGCGAACAGCGCCCACGAGTTGCGCACGCCCATCGCCGCAACGCTCGCGCAGACCCAGCGCCTCGTCGCCGAAGCGCCGGAAGGACCGGTGCGGGAGCGCGCGCGCAGCATCGAGGCCTCGCTCCGACGGATCGCCCGCCTCGCGGAGAAGCTCATGGACCTCGCACGCGCGGAGGGCGGCGGCCTGACTGCGGAGGAACCGCAGGATCTGGTGCCCGTGCTCCGCCACGTCCTGGAGGAGATGCGCCGTTCCCCCGGTGCGGGAGACCGGATCCGGGGGCCGGCACCCTCCGGCCGTCCGCTCGTCTCCCGTCTCGATGCCGACGCCTTCGCCGTTCTGGTGCGCAATCTCGTCGAGAACGCCCTGCACCATGGACCGGCGGGCGGACCGGTCGAGGTCTTCCTGCCGGAAGACGGCGTGCTCAGCATCGTCAACGGCGGCCCCCCGGTTCCGCCCGACACGCGGGCCGGCCTGAAGGCGCGCTTTGTCCGCGGGGCGACGGACGCCGAGGGGTCCGGCCTCGGCCTCGCCATCGCCGACACGATAGCCCAGGCGGGCGGCGGTGCGCTCAGGCTGCTGTCGCCTGCGAGCGGACGCCCCGACGGTTTCGAGGCGCGGCTGACGCTCCCGGTCGAGGGCCAGTCGCCCCGCCGCTGA